A single genomic interval of Aureliella helgolandensis harbors:
- a CDS encoding translocation/assembly module TamB domain-containing protein produces the protein MPHLSVNTVSTSTSRGRETRLTAAQDAPLVSLESRPASKREDSHFAVTLLIVALACFATLLCYQVFIRKYDSGLRRTVALQLKQLFPGTIPRIGRIVSDGTDSIVLSDVALIDAKSRDGREVFMAQRVVLHGDLDISHWAQQTTRVRQVDLHGAKLELWRQADGSWSVECLKPHLPTDSRNPPPAITIYQAILRLHQSMSPDAAVVELHDIEGQVTSEPSPLGAEKRPAMVAHLTGRSSGLVGALDLTGSFLPDSGFWHVTGSVERFRFSPTLIRQLPPQIGQYLSQVSGFECLASCHFEVNSSETAAPTFEVKGEISSGRLQDPRLPYPLESVAGSFHCKNTLLQLRSMHASSGGTQVDLHADVHGFSIRSPLVVRARVVDLELDSQLYRSLPPKLQEMWDRLNIGGRVGGDIQLLYDGLHWTPSAVLQCEDVSIQPWLFPYPLTKIHGPLKYQNGTVSSAQMQGQAGGQVILSSFSFTQQEQEWLGRLQVESQGTIAIDEQLLSALTPADKETSAGETFVRSLHPTGAVSLTQVAFERTSVADSTWHRTIDVSVFGMSINYDGFRYPIFDVRGRIFGQDNYWMLDRFEGRNDSGRILCSGNWQTPPDAPTLPFSLNFQAFAVPMVESLKHALPSDAQRVWEEFQPSGSVDTVLVSIDRPPGATEVSTHVTVEEDNTSNSDVGRSLNLLPRTLPYRLSDIECKIEYIADRVIIHKASGYNNASRISLQGECTPQQDGRWKADLDWLPQTRLMVDAQFLKALPRSVRDSLVRLDFSGPVSVFGKSQVIFSDEIDTLPVTVWDCQFDVENGRLADGRGIGNLRGTVWMQGSSDGTRLQGSGDVAMEALTVNGIPVSNLRGPFALVDSTLYFGSKVADVLPSESHAIAMTASALSGDLSLGGFGRLDTGKFYCEAQLRHAELAGLLQDVGVEQASTQARCDASLAFDGIPWNTQTWSGEGRVHLSDAQLFQLPFMIRFLRTASISANDDSAFQSADILFRIDGDRIPLQIACDGEVLRLFGDGWTNLRREVDLKLYSYVGRRVPISRVISPIMPDSRYSALMMFEVTGTLDNPQMLRRPFPQLTSIQEMFPEMATAD, from the coding sequence GTGCCTCACCTGAGCGTGAACACGGTTAGTACGTCGACGTCTCGCGGCCGCGAAACGCGGCTAACTGCTGCGCAGGACGCTCCCCTAGTAAGCCTGGAATCCCGACCAGCCAGCAAGCGCGAGGACAGCCATTTTGCCGTCACCCTGTTGATCGTGGCCTTGGCGTGCTTTGCCACGCTCCTGTGTTATCAAGTCTTCATACGCAAGTATGACAGCGGCTTGCGGAGGACCGTCGCCCTGCAACTCAAGCAGCTCTTTCCTGGGACGATTCCACGTATTGGGCGCATTGTCAGCGACGGAACCGATTCCATCGTCCTGAGCGATGTGGCACTCATTGATGCTAAATCGCGAGATGGTCGCGAAGTCTTCATGGCTCAGCGCGTCGTGTTGCATGGCGACTTGGACATTTCGCACTGGGCCCAACAAACGACCCGCGTTCGGCAAGTGGATTTGCATGGCGCCAAGCTGGAGTTATGGAGGCAAGCCGATGGCAGTTGGTCGGTCGAGTGCCTCAAGCCTCACCTCCCCACCGATTCGCGCAATCCACCACCCGCCATCACCATCTATCAAGCGATTCTGCGGTTGCATCAGTCGATGTCACCCGATGCGGCTGTTGTTGAGCTGCATGACATCGAAGGCCAAGTCACCTCGGAACCCAGCCCCTTGGGTGCCGAAAAGCGGCCCGCCATGGTGGCGCATCTGACGGGCCGCAGCAGCGGTTTGGTAGGTGCGTTGGACCTCACCGGCAGCTTTCTACCCGACAGCGGTTTTTGGCATGTAACTGGCAGCGTCGAACGCTTTCGATTTTCCCCAACATTGATCCGACAGCTTCCGCCCCAGATTGGCCAATACCTTAGCCAAGTCTCGGGCTTTGAGTGCCTTGCCTCGTGTCACTTCGAGGTCAATTCAAGTGAGACCGCGGCGCCCACCTTCGAAGTTAAGGGAGAAATCTCCTCGGGTCGCCTTCAGGATCCCCGACTTCCCTATCCGCTGGAGTCGGTCGCAGGAAGCTTCCACTGCAAAAACACGTTGCTTCAACTGAGATCGATGCATGCCAGCAGCGGTGGCACCCAAGTCGATCTCCATGCCGATGTCCATGGCTTCAGCATACGCAGCCCGCTGGTCGTTCGAGCACGGGTTGTCGATTTGGAACTCGACAGCCAACTGTACCGCTCTCTTCCTCCGAAGCTGCAAGAGATGTGGGATCGTTTGAACATTGGCGGCAGGGTAGGGGGGGACATCCAACTCTTGTACGACGGTTTGCACTGGACCCCCTCCGCCGTATTGCAGTGCGAGGATGTGTCGATCCAACCTTGGCTATTCCCCTATCCTTTGACCAAAATCCACGGCCCTCTGAAGTATCAAAACGGTACGGTCAGCAGTGCCCAAATGCAGGGACAAGCTGGAGGCCAGGTGATTTTGAGCAGCTTCAGTTTCACTCAACAAGAACAGGAGTGGTTGGGAAGACTGCAGGTCGAATCGCAGGGAACGATTGCGATCGACGAACAATTGCTGTCGGCTCTAACCCCTGCGGACAAAGAAACTTCGGCCGGTGAGACCTTCGTTCGATCCCTGCACCCCACCGGAGCAGTCTCTCTGACCCAAGTTGCATTTGAACGCACTTCCGTTGCCGATTCGACGTGGCACCGCACGATCGACGTCAGCGTTTTCGGCATGAGCATCAACTACGACGGCTTCCGCTATCCGATCTTTGACGTCCGCGGACGCATCTTCGGACAGGACAATTACTGGATGCTAGATCGGTTTGAGGGACGCAACGACAGTGGCCGAATTCTGTGCTCTGGGAATTGGCAGACGCCCCCCGATGCCCCTACGCTTCCATTCTCACTCAACTTTCAGGCGTTTGCCGTGCCCATGGTGGAGAGCTTGAAGCATGCATTGCCCAGTGATGCCCAGCGTGTGTGGGAAGAGTTTCAACCGTCCGGTTCCGTGGACACCGTACTGGTTTCCATCGATCGCCCTCCCGGAGCCACCGAGGTTTCCACCCATGTCACTGTGGAGGAGGACAACACCTCCAACAGCGATGTCGGACGCTCGCTGAACCTCCTCCCACGCACGCTGCCGTACCGCTTGTCCGACATCGAATGCAAGATCGAGTACATCGCCGACCGCGTCATCATTCACAAAGCATCGGGCTACAACAACGCCAGCCGCATCTCCCTGCAAGGGGAATGCACCCCGCAGCAAGACGGGCGTTGGAAGGCCGATTTGGACTGGCTTCCACAAACGCGTTTGATGGTCGATGCCCAATTCCTCAAGGCGCTACCGCGCTCGGTGCGAGACTCTCTGGTGCGACTCGATTTTAGCGGGCCAGTCAGCGTGTTTGGCAAGAGTCAGGTGATCTTCTCCGACGAAATCGACACGCTGCCAGTCACGGTTTGGGATTGCCAATTTGATGTCGAGAATGGGCGACTAGCCGATGGTCGTGGGATCGGCAATCTACGTGGAACGGTTTGGATGCAAGGCTCCAGCGACGGCACGCGTTTGCAGGGCTCCGGAGACGTGGCCATGGAAGCGTTAACGGTCAACGGAATTCCCGTTTCCAACCTGCGCGGCCCTTTCGCACTCGTCGATAGCACGCTGTACTTCGGCTCGAAAGTCGCGGACGTACTGCCGTCAGAATCCCATGCGATTGCCATGACCGCCAGCGCCCTGTCAGGCGATCTGTCTCTGGGGGGATTTGGACGACTCGATACCGGCAAGTTCTACTGCGAAGCGCAGCTCCGCCACGCCGAGCTGGCGGGCTTACTGCAAGATGTCGGTGTCGAACAGGCCTCCACCCAAGCCCGCTGCGACGCCAGCTTGGCCTTCGACGGCATCCCGTGGAATACCCAAACCTGGTCGGGGGAAGGGCGGGTTCACCTGAGTGACGCACAACTGTTTCAGTTGCCGTTCATGATTCGCTTTCTACGGACGGCAAGTATTAGCGCGAACGACGACTCGGCCTTTCAGAGCGCCGACATCCTCTTTCGTATTGATGGAGATCGAATTCCATTGCAAATCGCCTGTGACGGCGAGGTTTTGCGGTTGTTTGGTGATGGTTGGACCAATTTGCGGCGTGAAGTCGATTTGAAACTCTATAGTTATGTTGGGCGACGTGTTCCGATCTCGCGGGTCATCTCACCGATTATGCCCGACTCGCGATACTCCGCTTTGATGATGTTTGAAGTAACGGGCACGCTGGACAACCCACAGATGCTCCGGCGCCCCTTCCCCCAACTGACTTCGATTCAAGAGATGTTTCCAGAAATGGCCACTGCCGACTGA
- a CDS encoding lysophospholipid acyltransferase family protein encodes MAKLSLRTRQFLRRQKPPAVFWRLSGFLMIKFLNTWMSTLSYRMVRYEREADPADELFTGPVIFVFWHEYIPFPIYTRPHCRLAMLLSQHQDAEILSHVAHFAGLEAVRGSTSRGGTAALRELIDRGSGMSLAITPDGPRGPRRQLAQGAVYLSSRLQIPIVAIGIGYDRPWRNHSSWDKFAIPRPFSRCRAVLGPRMQIAADLDRTQIESERVRIESQLNQLTTLAEDWADSKIEMQGSEKLFRSPPRSDKTSRIQQPNQPTTAGHPSLHGTPPTASGLPSLRTAS; translated from the coding sequence ATGGCTAAACTCTCGCTTCGCACCCGACAGTTTCTGCGTCGGCAAAAGCCCCCTGCAGTATTTTGGCGCCTGAGTGGATTCTTGATGATCAAGTTTCTGAATACTTGGATGTCGACCCTCAGCTATCGGATGGTGCGTTACGAGCGCGAGGCCGACCCAGCGGACGAATTGTTCACCGGCCCCGTGATCTTCGTTTTCTGGCATGAGTACATTCCCTTCCCCATTTACACTCGCCCCCACTGCCGCTTGGCAATGTTGCTCAGCCAACACCAAGACGCCGAGATCCTCTCGCACGTCGCCCACTTTGCAGGGCTAGAGGCAGTCCGAGGTTCGACCAGTCGCGGTGGTACCGCCGCACTGCGTGAGCTGATCGATCGCGGAAGCGGAATGAGTTTGGCGATTACACCGGATGGCCCCCGCGGGCCGCGCCGACAACTGGCCCAAGGAGCCGTGTACCTGTCGAGCCGCCTGCAAATCCCGATCGTTGCAATCGGAATCGGCTACGACCGCCCCTGGAGAAATCACAGTAGTTGGGATAAGTTTGCCATCCCGCGGCCGTTCAGCCGCTGTCGCGCCGTGCTGGGGCCGCGCATGCAGATCGCGGCAGATCTCGACCGTACGCAAATTGAATCCGAGCGAGTGCGGATCGAGTCTCAATTGAACCAACTGACGACCCTGGCCGAAGATTGGGCCGATTCCAAAATCGAAATGCAAGGGTCCGAGAAGCTCTTTCGCAGCCCTCCACGATCCGACAAGACAAGCCGCATCCAGCAGCCCAACCAGCCAACCACGGCAGGCCACCCCTCGCTTCACGGCACGCCTCCCACCGCCAGCGGATTACCTTCGTTGCGAACAGCAAGTTAG
- the dapF gene encoding diaminopimelate epimerase: MRFTKMHGAGNDYVYVNCFAEKLPEPAPELAIKVSDRRFGVGGDGLILIEPSDVADARMRMFNADGSEAEMCGNGIRCVAKFVHDHGICQRDSLRIETGNGVLELKLQINGEKAELITVDMGIPKLLPAEIPTTLSDKPLVNFPVEFGGMELRVTTVSMGNPHCVVFVPEATDALVLGLGPQIESDPRFPKRTNVEFVEIVSRTELKQRTWERGSGETWACGTGASAVCVAAVLTGQAEREVLIHLTGGDLRLRWDEATEHVFMTGGAVEVFQGVWPT; encoded by the coding sequence ATGCGCTTTACCAAAATGCACGGGGCAGGCAATGACTACGTCTACGTCAATTGCTTTGCGGAAAAACTACCGGAACCTGCTCCAGAATTGGCAATCAAGGTCTCCGATCGACGATTTGGTGTCGGCGGTGATGGCCTGATTTTGATTGAACCCTCCGATGTTGCCGACGCGAGAATGCGGATGTTCAATGCCGATGGCAGCGAAGCGGAAATGTGCGGCAATGGAATCCGCTGCGTGGCCAAATTCGTCCACGATCACGGCATTTGCCAACGCGATTCACTGCGCATTGAGACGGGCAATGGCGTACTCGAACTCAAACTGCAAATCAATGGTGAAAAAGCCGAGTTGATTACGGTCGACATGGGTATTCCCAAACTCTTGCCAGCAGAAATCCCCACGACTCTCTCCGACAAACCGCTGGTGAATTTCCCGGTGGAGTTCGGAGGGATGGAGTTGCGAGTTACAACCGTGTCGATGGGGAATCCGCATTGCGTCGTCTTCGTACCCGAGGCGACTGACGCCCTGGTGCTGGGGCTGGGCCCTCAAATCGAGTCCGACCCTCGCTTCCCCAAACGCACGAATGTTGAATTCGTCGAAATCGTCTCGCGGACGGAATTGAAGCAGCGCACCTGGGAGCGAGGCTCTGGAGAAACTTGGGCTTGTGGCACCGGCGCAAGTGCTGTGTGCGTGGCGGCGGTTCTCACCGGACAGGCGGAACGCGAGGTATTGATTCATTTAACCGGAGGCGACTTGCGTTTGCGATGGGATGAAGCCACCGAGCACGTCTTCATGACCGGCGGCGCGGTCGAAGTGTTCCAAGGGGTATGGCCCACCTAG